Sequence from the Sphingobacteriaceae bacterium GW460-11-11-14-LB5 genome:
ACTTACTTTTCTGTGGCAATCCGCGCCGCTGTGGCTTATTTTATGTTGTTTTCCTGATTAAAAATCGTATCTTTGCACAAAATAAAATCACATTGTAGGTGATCTTTACTCACATTTTATAAAAATTAAATCATAGTTGTAGATGATTAACATTACTTTACCTGACGGTTCTGTCCGTCAGTATGAAAAGGGCACTTCTGCCCACCAAATTGCATTGTCAATTTCTGAGGGTTTAGCCCGTAACGTATTAGCCGCAGAGGTTAATGGCGAAGTTTGGGATTCAACAAGACCAATCGAATCTGATTCATCAGTGAAATTATTGACCTGGAATGATACTGCCGGAAAATCGACTTTTTGGCACTCATCAGCTCACTTAATGGCTGAGGCTTTAGAAGCACTTTATCCGGGTACCAAATTTGGTATCGGTCCGGCTATCGAAACTGGCTTTTATTATGATGTAGACTTTGGCGACCGCGAATTTTCTTCGGACGATTTCAAAGCCATCGAAACCAAAATGATCGAGCTGGCTAAACAGAAGGAAACTTTTGTACGCGAAAGTGTTAGCAAAGCTGATGCGGTAAAATATTTCACCGAAAAAGGCGATGAGTATAAATTAGATCTAATTGATGGCCTGGAGGATGGTAAAATTACTTTCTATACCCAGGGTTCATTTACCGATTTATGCCGTGGTCCGCATATTCCAAATACTGGTTTTGTAAAAGCAGTAAAACTGATGAATGTGGCTGGTGCTTACTGGCGTGGCGATGAAACTAAAAAACAGTTAACCCGTATTTATGGTGTAACTTTTCCTAAGGCTAGCGAGCTTACCGAATATCTTTTAATGATTGAGGAAGCAAAAAAACGCGATCACCGTAAATTAGGAAAAGAATTAGAGCTGTTTGCTTTCTCAGAAAAAGTAGGCATGGGCTTGCCATTATGGTTACCTAAAGGAACTGCTTTGCGCGAACGTTTGGTCAACTTTTTAACTAAAGCACAGGCTAAAGCAGGTTACGAACAAGTAGTAACGCCGCATATCGGTCATAAAAATTTATATGTAACCTCAGGTCACTGGGAGAAATACGGTAAAGATTCGTTCCAGCCGATTAAAACCCCGCAGGAAGGAGAGGAGTTCTTCTTAAAACCGATGAACTGCCCGCACCACTGTGAGATTTACAAAACAAAACCACGTTCTTACAAAGATCTTCCGGTTCGTTTTGCAGAGTTTGGTACAGTTTATCGCTATGAGCAAAGCGGCGAATTACATGGTTTAACCCGTGTACGTGGCTTTACTCAAGATGATGCTCACTTATTCTGTATGCCAGAGCAGGTGAAAGAAGAGTTTAAAAAAGTAATTGATTTAGTGCTTTACGTATTTAAATCATTGGGTTTTGATAACTATACTGCTCAGGTTTCATTAAGAGATCCGGAAAACAAATCGAAGTACATTGGTTCTGACGAAAACTGGAGACTATCTGAGAATGCTATTATTGAAGCAGCTGCAGAAAAAGGCTTAAATACCGTTGTAGAATATGGCGAAGCCGCTTTCTATGGTCCTAAGCTCGATTTTATGGTGAAAGATGCTTTAGGTCGGAAATGGCAGCTGGGTACCATCCAGGTTGATTACAACTTACCAGAGCGTTTCGAATTGGAATATACCGGTAGCGATAACCAAAAGCACAGACCAGTAATGATTCACCGTGCGCCATTTGGTTCATTGGAAAGATTTATTGCAGTTTTGATCGAACATTGTGCCGGAAATTTCCCATTATGGTTAAGTCCGGAGCAATTTATTGTTCTTCCTATTTCAGAAAAATATGAAGAATATGCAAAAAAAGTTTTAGATGAACTAAATAATTCCGATATTCGCGGGCTGATTGACTTTCGTGATGAGAAAATCGGTCGCAAAATACGCGATTCGGAAGTTAAAAAGATCCCATACATGCTCATTATCGGTGATAAAGAAATGGCAGAAGGAAAAGTTTCTGTCCGTAAACATGGTGAGGGAGATTTAGGCGAAATGACGTTGGAAGAGTTCAACAATTTATTAAGAAAAGAAATAACAGTTTAAATTAAATAGTACAAATTTGGCATTAGGAAGACCAGGATTTAACAGGGGACCACGTCCACCTTTTAAGAAAAAAGAAGCAGAGCATAACATTAATCAGTATATTAAATCGCCCGAAGTGCGTTTAGCTGGCGATAATGTTGAACCGGGGATTTATCCTTTGGCAAAAGCTTTGGCACTTGCTGATGAACTGGAATTGGATTTGGTAGAAATATCTCCAAATGCCGTACCACCAGTTTGTAGAATTATTGATTATAGTAAATTTGTTTACGAGCAAAAGAAAAAGCAGAAAGAAATTAAAGCTAATGCGAAACAAACTGTAATTAAGGAGATCCGTTTTGGTCCTAACACCAACGATCACGATTTCCAGTTTAAATTGAAACATGCAGTAAGCTTTTTAGAGAACGGTGAAAAAGTTAGGGCTTACGTGCATTTTAAAGGTAGAGCAATTGTTTACAAAGAGCAGGGAGAGATTTTATTGTTAAAATTTGCCCAGGCTTTAGAAGATGTAGGAAAAGTAGAGTTATTACCTAAGTTAGAAGGTAAACGTATGTTCCTGACAGTTGCGCCTAAAGTAGCAAAAAAATAAAAATAGGTTTATAAATTAAAAAACAGGTTATGCCAAAAATGAAAACCAATTCCAGTGCTAAAAAGCGTTTTTCGCTTACTGGAACAGGTAAAATCAAAAGAAACAACGCATACAAAAGTCACATCTTAACCAAGATGAGTACTAAACGTAAACGTGCCTTAGGTCAAGCAAGTATCGTATCTGATGCTGATATGGGTAACGTTAAACGTATGCTTTGTATCGGAAAGTAATTTATTAATTCACCAGGTATCAGGCTTTAAGTTTCCGGTTAAAAGGAACGCCGCTTGCCAAAAAACAACAACAACATGCCACGTTCGGTAAACGCAGTAGCTTCGAGAAGAAGAAGAAAAAAAATCCTTAATCTAGCCAAAGGCTATTGGGGAGCAAGAAGTAAGGTTTATACTGTTGCTAAAAACACAGTAGAAAAAGGTTTGCAATATGCATACCGTGACCGTAAAGTTAAGAAAAGAGAATTCCGCGGATTATGGATCCAACGTATTAATGCAGGTGCTCGTCAGCACGGTATTTCTTACTCTCAATTAATTGGTAAACTAGCTTCTAAAGAAATCGGTTTAAACCGTAAAGTATTGGCTGATTTAGCAATGAATCACCCAGAAGCTTTCAAAGCTGTAATTGATGCAGTAAAATAGAAATTTTCGCCTAGGCGATAATCATATTTAAAAAGGTCCCGATGTAAATCGGGACCTTTTTTTTGTTGTTTGGTTTTGAAGATCTAATATAATCCTAATTCTGCTAAACAGGCAAACTGCTGACCATCATGTGCAGATTTAGCAATGATTTTATAATAGAGGAAGGTTTGTGCCGAAGCAAAATCAAAGTACTGCACGCCACTAATGTTTTTTGCTACATAGTTGCCTTGCGAGGTGAAATTAACACCATCCGTACTCGTTAAGATTTCGAAATCTTTAACGGCTCTGCTTAAGCTGCTGCGCTGCAATAAACTTACGCCACTTGCTGTTTTAGAAGTCGTACCTACTTTAATTACCACATTGTGTGGGTAGGAAGTAGCCGAAGTTCTCCATCGCGAATGCCAAACAGTAGTCGCATTACCATCAATTAAGCTGGACGCTTTACCATCAGAGCTTTCTTCAGAACTAAATGAATTGATCGTCCATCCTGTTTTGCTTAACTCATTTTTGGTTGAGAAGGTTAATATCGGTAAACCTCCCGAAAAAGTATAGGCATAAATTTGTTCGGTTACTGTTCCGTTATCGTGAACCAGTTTAACTTTCAGTTCGTATGGAATACCATCAGCTTTTTCCTGCAGATCGGCAATTGGCATAACCACCCTAAAACTATCAGTGCCGATTT
This genomic interval carries:
- a CDS encoding threonine--tRNA ligase; this translates as MINITLPDGSVRQYEKGTSAHQIALSISEGLARNVLAAEVNGEVWDSTRPIESDSSVKLLTWNDTAGKSTFWHSSAHLMAEALEALYPGTKFGIGPAIETGFYYDVDFGDREFSSDDFKAIETKMIELAKQKETFVRESVSKADAVKYFTEKGDEYKLDLIDGLEDGKITFYTQGSFTDLCRGPHIPNTGFVKAVKLMNVAGAYWRGDETKKQLTRIYGVTFPKASELTEYLLMIEEAKKRDHRKLGKELELFAFSEKVGMGLPLWLPKGTALRERLVNFLTKAQAKAGYEQVVTPHIGHKNLYVTSGHWEKYGKDSFQPIKTPQEGEEFFLKPMNCPHHCEIYKTKPRSYKDLPVRFAEFGTVYRYEQSGELHGLTRVRGFTQDDAHLFCMPEQVKEEFKKVIDLVLYVFKSLGFDNYTAQVSLRDPENKSKYIGSDENWRLSENAIIEAAAEKGLNTVVEYGEAAFYGPKLDFMVKDALGRKWQLGTIQVDYNLPERFELEYTGSDNQKHRPVMIHRAPFGSLERFIAVLIEHCAGNFPLWLSPEQFIVLPISEKYEEYAKKVLDELNNSDIRGLIDFRDEKIGRKIRDSEVKKIPYMLIIGDKEMAEGKVSVRKHGEGDLGEMTLEEFNNLLRKEITV
- a CDS encoding translation initiation factor IF-3, which gives rise to MALGRPGFNRGPRPPFKKKEAEHNINQYIKSPEVRLAGDNVEPGIYPLAKALALADELELDLVEISPNAVPPVCRIIDYSKFVYEQKKKQKEIKANAKQTVIKEIRFGPNTNDHDFQFKLKHAVSFLENGEKVRAYVHFKGRAIVYKEQGEILLLKFAQALEDVGKVELLPKLEGKRMFLTVAPKVAKK
- a CDS encoding 50S ribosomal protein L35: MPKMKTNSSAKKRFSLTGTGKIKRNNAYKSHILTKMSTKRKRALGQASIVSDADMGNVKRMLCIGK
- a CDS encoding 50S ribosomal protein L20; translation: MPRSVNAVASRRRRKKILNLAKGYWGARSKVYTVAKNTVEKGLQYAYRDRKVKKREFRGLWIQRINAGARQHGISYSQLIGKLASKEIGLNRKVLADLAMNHPEAFKAVIDAVK